One Halorarum halophilum DNA window includes the following coding sequences:
- a CDS encoding Rieske (2Fe-2S) protein, whose amino-acid sequence MTTNTNSAGSGGKTRHEVCPVSELPPGKKKIVQVGNLTIGVFNVKGEFYALANVCPHQLAPLCEGRVTCETIAPEVGEYELIREGEIIQCPWHGWKFDIATGNSVFNPHKLSTPTFDVAVETPPTDDDGEDETANEDGTDVEGSDQQAEYGTELMGDQPPIDTYEVEVEAEVVVLYV is encoded by the coding sequence ATGACGACGAACACCAATTCGGCTGGATCGGGGGGGAAGACGCGACACGAGGTGTGTCCGGTGTCGGAGCTCCCGCCGGGGAAGAAGAAGATCGTCCAGGTCGGGAACCTCACCATCGGCGTCTTCAACGTCAAGGGCGAGTTCTACGCGCTCGCGAACGTGTGTCCGCACCAACTCGCGCCGCTGTGCGAGGGTCGAGTCACCTGTGAAACGATTGCGCCGGAGGTCGGCGAGTACGAGCTCATCCGCGAAGGCGAGATCATCCAGTGCCCGTGGCACGGCTGGAAGTTCGACATCGCGACCGGAAATTCCGTCTTCAACCCACATAAACTCTCCACGCCGACGTTCGACGTGGCAGTCGAGACGCCCCCGACGGACGACGACGGCGAGGACGAGACCGCCAATGAAGATGGGACCGACGTGGAGGGCTCGGATCAGCAGGCCGAGTACGGGACGGAACTCATGGGCGACCAACCGCCCATCGACACGTACGAGGTCGAAGTCGAAGCGGAGGTCGTCGTTCTCTACGTGTAG
- a CDS encoding amidohydrolase family protein gives MSQQPRSGSRARDPDDGNLSLVDCDVHPYLRDEDDLIPYLPKNFQSQGVFYPKGYWSSPIGVPREDAHPDDGGPPGSDPAKVADQLLDPFDIDYAILTGGGPSLAASTLPNTYYAGALTSAYNDWLIDDWLSADDRFLGSISVATQNPEHSAKEIHRLADHPQMAQVIAGSATRIPLGQRNYWPIYEAAEEEGLPFAIHVGPEGRAFTNPPSGAGYPNSYFERHTVLPANFMGQLVSMVLEGVFVEFPDLNFVMIEGGFGWVPHVLWRMDKNWKGLKEQAPWLERPPSEYVRRNVRFTTQPIEEPEKSEHLLQIFEMMHAEETVMFASDYPHWDGDSPAHGLPPLPEGLSNAIYHENAQELYGL, from the coding sequence ATGTCCCAGCAACCACGATCTGGGTCTCGAGCCAGGGATCCTGACGATGGAAATCTTTCTCTCGTCGACTGTGACGTTCACCCATACCTGCGCGACGAAGACGACCTGATTCCGTACCTGCCGAAGAACTTCCAGTCCCAGGGCGTCTTCTACCCGAAGGGATACTGGTCGAGTCCGATCGGCGTCCCACGGGAGGATGCCCACCCGGACGACGGCGGCCCTCCGGGCTCAGATCCGGCGAAGGTTGCGGACCAGTTGCTCGATCCGTTCGACATTGATTACGCCATCCTCACCGGCGGCGGCCCAAGCCTCGCCGCATCCACCCTGCCGAACACGTACTACGCCGGCGCACTGACGAGCGCCTACAACGACTGGCTCATCGACGACTGGCTGTCGGCCGACGACCGATTCCTCGGGTCCATATCCGTGGCCACCCAGAACCCCGAGCACTCCGCCAAGGAGATCCACCGCCTCGCCGACCACCCGCAGATGGCCCAGGTCATCGCCGGCAGTGCCACCCGGATCCCGCTCGGTCAGCGAAACTACTGGCCCATCTACGAGGCCGCCGAGGAGGAGGGGCTCCCCTTCGCCATCCACGTCGGCCCGGAGGGGCGCGCGTTCACGAACCCGCCGTCTGGTGCCGGGTATCCGAACTCATACTTCGAGCGCCACACCGTCCTCCCGGCCAACTTCATGGGCCAGCTTGTGAGCATGGTTCTGGAGGGCGTCTTCGTCGAGTTCCCAGATCTCAACTTCGTGATGATTGAGGGCGGGTTCGGCTGGGTGCCGCACGTCCTGTGGCGCATGGACAAGAACTGGAAGGGGCTGAAGGAGCAAGCTCCCTGGCTCGAGCGCCCGCCGAGTGAGTACGTCCGGCGGAACGTCCGGTTCACGACCCAGCCCATCGAGGAACCGGAGAAGTCCGAACACCTGCTCCAGATCTTCGAAATGATGCACGCGGAGGAGACGGTGATGTTCGCGAGCGACTACCCCCACTGGGACGGGGACTCGCCCGCGCACGGTCTCCCGCCCCTTCCGGAGGGTCTCTCGAACGCCATCTACCACGAGAACGCCCAGGAATTGTACGGGCTGTAA
- a CDS encoding IclR family transcriptional regulator, whose amino-acid sequence MTNYDVPKRRIKTTDTAFNILEVLTRLDGATVAEVAAQLDIAPSTVHDHLATLRWRGYVVQEGAEYHVGLLFLKLGMAARNRYAIVRPGEQAIAHLARETSTMVQLLAEENGRAIVLCRVVGEGAPSRNDVLGRVLPVHCSAAGKAIVASYSDDRVAAILDRHGLPKLTENTITDREEFFAELKRVRENGYSLNDGESVSGVRSIGRSIIVNDRVVAAATLTGSKHAMSDERIESTLSEQLLRTVNEIEMSITDMGDSRTDMGNSSVL is encoded by the coding sequence ATGACAAACTACGACGTCCCCAAAAGGCGGATAAAGACTACCGATACGGCGTTCAACATCCTTGAGGTGCTAACCCGTCTCGACGGGGCGACCGTGGCCGAAGTGGCGGCGCAACTCGACATCGCCCCGAGTACGGTCCACGACCACCTGGCGACGCTCCGATGGCGCGGATACGTCGTTCAGGAGGGCGCAGAGTACCACGTCGGCCTCCTTTTCCTCAAGTTGGGGATGGCCGCGCGGAACCGATACGCTATCGTCCGACCGGGGGAGCAGGCCATCGCCCACCTGGCTCGCGAGACCTCGACGATGGTGCAGCTCCTGGCCGAGGAAAATGGTCGCGCCATCGTCCTCTGCCGCGTCGTGGGGGAAGGTGCGCCGTCGAGGAACGACGTTCTCGGACGGGTACTCCCGGTGCACTGTTCGGCGGCCGGCAAGGCCATCGTCGCGTCGTACTCGGACGACCGGGTTGCGGCGATTCTCGACCGACACGGGCTTCCGAAGCTGACTGAGAACACGATCACCGATCGGGAGGAGTTCTTCGCGGAGTTGAAGCGGGTTCGAGAGAACGGCTACTCGCTGAACGACGGCGAGTCGGTCAGCGGCGTCCGGTCGATCGGGCGCTCGATCATCGTCAATGACCGAGTCGTGGCGGCCGCGACCCTGACCGGTTCGAAGCACGCCATGTCCGACGAACGGATCGAATCGACGCTCTCGGAGCAATTGCTCCGCACCGTCAACGAGATCGAGATGTCGATAACCGACATGGGGGATTCGAGAACAGACATGGGGAACTCGAGCGTTCTCTAG
- a CDS encoding IclR family transcriptional regulator domain-containing protein, with product MDGPIEAKDFGPRHHLIADVGVLWPVCERATEQIRNQGYAQNDEEQLNGTRSVSSANVVDGEVFGAISVDGPAHRLRWKFFHEELPQQVMSVTSEIRLEMLYS from the coding sequence ATGGATGGGCCAATCGAAGCCAAGGACTTCGGTCCACGTCATCATCTCATCGCCGATGTGGGAGTGCTGTGGCCAGTATGCGAGCGAGCTACGGAGCAGATTCGTAATCAAGGATACGCGCAGAACGACGAAGAGCAACTGAATGGCACACGATCAGTAAGTTCAGCGAATGTCGTCGATGGCGAAGTATTCGGTGCAATCAGTGTTGACGGTCCCGCTCACCGTCTGCGCTGGAAGTTCTTTCATGAAGAGCTCCCGCAGCAGGTGATGAGCGTTACGAGTGAGATTCGGCTTGAGATGCTCTATTCGTAA
- a CDS encoding amidohydrolase family protein yields MVNVGNMIMRGVFDKCPDLNVVLQEAGHWWVPFIRYRMEEFYEMHPDDIKITPRKHGTNEDYLQRSPSESLRDNVYLCIQPLSLPRNSGEARNMLEMSLADEMFIYSSDWPHQTLDPPTWFYTSRAFDDELRQSILSKNAEEILRL; encoded by the coding sequence ATGGTGAACGTAGGCAATATGATCATGCGAGGCGTGTTCGACAAGTGCCCTGACCTGAACGTCGTCCTTCAGGAGGCGGGCCACTGGTGGGTCCCGTTCATTCGGTATCGGATGGAGGAGTTCTACGAGATGCATCCTGATGATATCAAAATCACACCTCGAAAACACGGGACCAATGAGGACTACCTACAGCGGTCGCCCAGCGAGTCCCTTCGGGACAACGTCTACTTGTGTATACAACCCCTGTCGCTGCCACGTAACTCGGGTGAAGCGAGGAACATGCTCGAGATGAGCCTTGCCGACGAGATGTTCATCTACTCCAGCGACTGGCCGCATCAGACGCTAGACCCGCCCACGTGGTTCTACACGTCACGTGCATTCGACGACGAACTGCGTCAGTCGATCCTGTCGAAAAATGCCGAAGAAATCCTGCGTCTCTAA
- a CDS encoding Rieske (2Fe-2S) protein: MSTEHEIGDDYTKVASFTDIPRGSGIGVNVNGIEIAVFNADGELLAISNRCPHQNAPLYKAGDEKINAEHTWTDTRGGVNEEEATVSCPWHLWEMDLETGKHEVSGKCIGTFDVEISDGDVYVQV, from the coding sequence ATGAGCACAGAACACGAAATAGGAGACGACTACACGAAGGTCGCATCTTTCACAGATATCCCGCGTGGAAGCGGTATCGGCGTGAACGTGAACGGCATCGAGATTGCGGTCTTCAACGCGGACGGGGAGCTCCTTGCCATCTCGAACCGCTGTCCCCATCAGAATGCTCCGCTGTACAAGGCTGGGGACGAGAAAATCAACGCCGAACACACCTGGACGGACACTCGCGGAGGGGTGAACGAGGAGGAAGCCACCGTAAGTTGCCCGTGGCATCTCTGGGAAATGGACCTCGAAACAGGGAAACATGAAGTATCCGGGAAGTGCATTGGAACGTTCGATGTTGAAATCTCGGATGGCGATGTGTACGTCCAAGTCTGA
- a CDS encoding transcription initiation factor IIB, which produces MALRDVYETGFDEQSDKQLSATCPECSSTVIADAGERRCTECGLVVTEQRLDRGPEWRSFDDDDDNSSRVGAPLTAARHDRGLSTEIGRIRDGTGSILPGRKRAQLGRLRREHDRGRFRSTAEQNLALACSELRRMASSLELPKSVAERSAAIYREAMKENLIRGRAIETIAAGCLYAACRCDGYTRTLGEVAEVARCDESKVKLGYRVLNQELGLEAGPRRPREFVPRLTSAVDASDDIERRARDLLQCADAEGLMNGRNPKGVAAACVYLAGQEVGEQITQTELADVADVTPLTIRKRYRELVD; this is translated from the coding sequence ATGGCTTTGAGAGACGTCTACGAAACCGGGTTCGACGAACAGTCCGATAAGCAGCTCTCCGCGACCTGTCCGGAGTGCAGTAGCACCGTCATTGCAGACGCGGGTGAGCGGCGGTGTACCGAGTGTGGGCTCGTCGTCACCGAGCAGCGGCTCGACAGGGGGCCGGAGTGGCGTTCGTTCGACGATGATGACGACAATTCCAGCCGGGTTGGCGCACCGCTCACCGCAGCAAGACATGATCGCGGTCTTTCAACCGAAATTGGCCGAATACGAGACGGGACGGGGTCGATCCTACCAGGGCGCAAGCGAGCACAGCTCGGCCGGCTACGTCGCGAGCACGATCGGGGCCGATTTCGGTCGACAGCAGAGCAGAACCTCGCCCTCGCCTGTTCGGAACTCCGGCGAATGGCGAGCTCGCTTGAGCTTCCCAAATCAGTGGCGGAACGCAGCGCGGCAATCTACCGGGAGGCGATGAAGGAGAACCTGATCCGTGGCCGGGCGATCGAAACGATCGCTGCTGGATGCTTGTACGCGGCGTGTCGATGTGATGGCTACACGCGAACACTCGGCGAGGTTGCCGAGGTGGCACGGTGCGACGAGTCGAAGGTGAAGCTCGGCTATCGAGTGCTGAACCAGGAACTTGGCCTTGAAGCAGGGCCACGTCGTCCTCGTGAGTTCGTTCCACGACTCACGTCCGCCGTCGATGCCTCCGACGACATCGAACGTCGGGCCCGAGACCTACTCCAGTGTGCGGACGCTGAGGGGCTTATGAACGGGCGGAATCCGAAGGGGGTCGCAGCGGCCTGTGTGTACTTGGCCGGGCAGGAAGTCGGTGAACAGATTACGCAGACCGAACTCGCTGACGTGGCTGACGTGACGCCGCTCACGATTCGAAAGCGCTATCGAGAACTCGTGGACTGA
- a CDS encoding HalOD1 output domain-containing protein, which translates to MSATEHCSPESLPPLYETLDPDALDNLIESWEKNTARQSGQVSFEYSNSLVTVDDHDSILVEARSESLDTV; encoded by the coding sequence GTGAGTGCAACCGAACACTGTTCCCCTGAGTCACTGCCGCCACTGTACGAGACGCTTGACCCAGATGCACTGGACAACCTTATTGAATCCTGGGAGAAGAACACGGCACGTCAGTCTGGTCAGGTCTCGTTCGAGTACAGCAACTCTCTCGTCACCGTCGACGATCATGACTCCATTTTAGTCGAAGCACGGTCGGAGTCACTTGACACCGTATAG
- a CDS encoding SWIM zinc finger family protein, giving the protein MSDGLPAHCDCPADAASEGACKHRVAVAIRPPVLETAIHAQLAADGSGTSNPPLPEEEDLSAKAITQTAGARGEREDGDEADEEYPCECD; this is encoded by the coding sequence GTGAGCGACGGCCTTCCGGCCCACTGCGACTGTCCCGCTGACGCAGCCTCCGAGGGGGCCTGCAAACACCGCGTCGCGGTCGCGATCAGACCGCCAGTCCTCGAGACGGCCATCCACGCGCAGCTCGCCGCGGACGGCTCAGGGACGTCGAACCCACCGCTCCCCGAGGAGGAGGACCTCTCAGCGAAGGCCATCACCCAGACAGCTGGTGCACGAGGTGAGCGCGAAGACGGCGATGAAGCCGACGAAGAGTACCCGTGCGAGTGCGACTAA
- a CDS encoding DoxX family protein, with protein sequence MELRSTVGGFTASGRLHTLSVWFILALKLMMGLAFFQSGLDKVLSGSFSAGAYLTGAAPANGSPAADLFVAMGNTPWVVEFVNVAVPWGEILIGLGLIFGVMTRFAAFCGAFMMLLFYLGNWDISHGYINGDFAYMLVFLSVAAFGAGRILGFDAYIEQYEVDGRPLVERYPWLRYVLE encoded by the coding sequence GTGGAACTCCGGAGTACGGTCGGGGGATTCACGGCGAGCGGGCGGCTCCACACGCTGAGCGTCTGGTTCATCCTCGCGCTCAAGCTGATGATGGGGCTGGCGTTCTTCCAGAGCGGGCTCGACAAGGTGCTCTCTGGGAGCTTCAGCGCTGGTGCCTATCTGACGGGGGCCGCCCCGGCGAACGGGAGTCCGGCCGCGGACCTGTTCGTGGCGATGGGGAACACGCCGTGGGTCGTCGAGTTCGTGAACGTCGCCGTCCCGTGGGGCGAGATACTCATCGGGCTCGGGTTGATCTTCGGCGTCATGACGCGCTTCGCCGCGTTCTGTGGCGCCTTCATGATGCTCCTGTTCTATCTCGGGAACTGGGACATCTCGCATGGCTACATCAACGGGGACTTCGCGTACATGCTCGTCTTCCTCTCGGTCGCCGCGTTCGGCGCCGGGCGGATTCTCGGGTTCGATGCGTACATCGAGCAGTACGAGGTCGATGGGCGACCCCTCGTCGAGCGCTACCCCTGGCTGCGATACGTCCTCGAGTAA
- a CDS encoding sensor histidine kinase: MTLLVLLSGDASLSVRFLQILLPLVLSIGICVFGGWLVSEDVSTSVIWMTTKAILIGAGLFAFIVFWLVTVQQGDGMDFSSRAISYLNAVLFGMAMSAIVGYLYAQRRAQTDRLHDQRTQLSAQTERLDEFASLVSHDLRNPLTVAQGHLELAAEARDPTDHIEQSAAALNRMDELISGMLTLARHGQIIETTSPVRLETAARTAWGYIQAPNAELLVEGDLTIEADATRLKQVFENLFRNAVEHGGSDVVVRVGAIGSSGFYVEDSGTGFPDTDVSDLFEMGVSTDQQGTGYGLAIVKAIVDAHGWSIRATKGSAGGARFEIVT; encoded by the coding sequence GTGACGCTCCTCGTCCTGCTCAGTGGCGACGCATCGCTCAGTGTTCGGTTCCTACAAATTCTCCTTCCACTCGTCCTCTCCATTGGAATCTGTGTGTTCGGTGGATGGCTCGTCAGCGAAGACGTGTCGACATCTGTCATCTGGATGACCACCAAGGCGATACTCATCGGGGCCGGGTTGTTCGCGTTCATCGTGTTCTGGCTCGTCACTGTCCAGCAAGGGGACGGAATGGACTTTTCAAGCCGGGCCATCAGCTACCTCAACGCCGTTCTGTTCGGCATGGCAATGTCCGCGATCGTCGGATATCTCTATGCGCAACGGCGCGCGCAGACAGATCGTCTCCACGACCAGCGCACACAGCTCTCCGCTCAGACAGAGCGGCTCGACGAGTTCGCGAGTCTCGTCAGTCACGACCTTCGGAATCCACTCACCGTCGCTCAGGGACACCTCGAACTCGCAGCGGAGGCTCGTGACCCCACCGACCATATCGAACAGTCGGCTGCAGCACTGAACCGCATGGACGAGTTGATCTCGGGCATGTTGACCCTTGCCAGACACGGACAAATCATCGAAACGACCTCACCAGTACGGCTTGAGACGGCGGCACGGACTGCCTGGGGATACATCCAGGCACCGAACGCCGAGTTGCTGGTTGAGGGGGATTTGACGATCGAAGCGGACGCCACGCGCCTCAAACAGGTGTTCGAAAACCTGTTTCGAAACGCGGTCGAACACGGTGGATCCGACGTCGTAGTTCGCGTCGGCGCAATCGGCTCGTCTGGATTCTACGTCGAAGACTCGGGGACTGGCTTTCCAGATACTGACGTTAGTGACTTGTTCGAGATGGGCGTTTCGACCGACCAGCAGGGGACCGGCTATGGACTGGCCATCGTCAAAGCGATCGTCGATGCTCACGGCTGGTCAATTCGTGCCACCAAGGGGTCGGCTGGCGGGGCGCGATTTGAAATTGTCACATGA